The genome window CGCCGTGGTGCTCAGCTCCGACTACGCCGGCTGATTCGCCCACACGCTGAAAAGCCGTCCCACAGACCGGCTGCTGTTTGCACTCGGAGGGTGCGAGTGCTAAATATGGACTTAGCACTCTGAGGTTGTGACTGCCAAAACCCGCAGGCATGCGGGTGGTCGTGGCCTCGGAGCAGACCTGAACGTGGTGAGGCCCGGCTCCGGGCCGTCCGTCGCGGGCACTGCACAGGTCAGTTGAACACTGCCAAGCAACGCCAAGGTCCAGAAAGGACAGTGCACACATGGCCAAGACCATTGCATTCGACGAAGAGGCGCGCCGCGGCCTGGAACGGGGTCTGAACACCCTGGCCGACGCGGTCAAGGTCACCCTCGGCCCCCGCGGCCGCAACGTGGTGCTGGAGAAGAAGTGGGGCGCCCCCACGATCACCAATGACGGTGTCTCCATCGCCAAGGAGATCGAGCTCGACGATCCGTACGAGAAGATCGGTGCCGAGCTCGTCAAGGAAGTTGCCAAGAAGACTGACGACGTCGCCGGTGATGGCACCACCACCGCCACCGTGCTGGCCCAGGCCCTCGTCAAGGAAGGCCTGCGCAACGTCGCGGCCGGAGCTGACCCGCTCTCCCTGAAGCGCGGCATCGAGAAGGCCGTGGCCGCCGTCATCGAGGAGCTCGTGGCCTCCGCGAAGCCGATCGAGACCAAGGAGCAGATCGCCGCCACCGCGTCCATCTCCGCCGCTGACACCCAGATCGGCTCGCTCATCGCCGAGGCGCTGGACAAGGTCGGCAAGGAAGGCGTCGTCACCGTCGAGGAGTCCCAGACCTTCGGCCTGGAGCTCGAGCTGACCGAGGGCATGCGCTTCGACAAGGGCTACCTCTCCGGCTACTTCGTCACTGACGCCGAGCGCCAAGAGACGGTGCTGGAGGATCCCTACATCCTCATCGTCAACTCCAAGATCTCCACCGTGAAGGACATGGTCGCCCTTCTCGAGAAGATCATGCAGTCCGGCAAGTCCCTGCTGATCATCGCCGAGGACGTCGAGGGCGAAGCCCTGGCTACCCTCGTGGTCAACAAGCTCAAGGGCACCTTCAAGTCCGTGGCCGTCAAGGCTCCGGGCTTCGGTGACCGCCGCAAGGCCATGCTGGCTGACATCGCCATCCTCACCGGTGGCCAGGTCATCTCCGAAGAGGTCGGCCTGACCCTGGAGAACGCCGGCATCGAGACCCTGGGCACCGCCCGCAAGGTCGTCATCACCAAGGACGAGACCACCATCGTCGAGGGTGCCGGCGATGCCGAGCAGATCGCCGGCCGAGTGGCCCAGATCCGCGCCGAGATGGAGAACACCGACTCGGACTACGATCGCGAGAAGCTGCAGGAGCGCCTGGCCAAGCTGGCCGGCGGCGTGGCCGTCATCAAGGCCGGTGCCGCCACCGAGGTTGAGCTCAAGGAGCGCAAGCACCGCATCGAGGACGCCGTGCGCAACGCCAAGGCAGCGGTGGAGGAGGGCATCGTCGCCGGCGGCGGCGTGGCCCTGACCCAGGCCGGTGCCAAGGCCTTCGGCAAGCTCTCCCTGGAGGGTGACGAGGCCACCGGTGCCAACATCGTCAAGGTCGCGATCGAGGCCCCGATGAAGCAGATCGCCTTCAACGCCGGCCTGGAGCCGGGCGTCGTGGCTGCCAAGGTCCGCTCCCTGCCGGACGGTCATGGCCTCAACGCCGCCACCGGCGAGTACGAGGACCTGCTGGCCGCCGGCGTCAACGATCCGGTCAAGGTGACCCGCTCTGCCCTGCAGAACGCCGCCTCGATCGCCGGTCTGTTCCTCACCACCGAGGCCGTCGTGGCCGACAAGCCCGAGCCGGCTGCGGCCATGCCGGGCGGCGACGACATGGGCGGTATGGGTGGCATGGGCGGCATGATGTGATCCAGTGACCCCTGAGGTTCACTGAGCGCCCAGCTCTCACGGGACCCCCGCCTTCTCGCTTTCAGTCGAGTTGGTGGGGGTCCCGGCGTTTAACACCCACGCCAACTCGACTGACAACGAGGGGTCAGCGGGTCCAGTGCCGCGCGGTGGGATGCAGCTCAGCGGACAGGTTCCGCCGGGCATGGCGCTCCCAGAGCCTCGCGCCGGTGGTGGTCCGGTACAGGGGGTCCAAGGCCAGCAGGGACTGGACGACGCCGGCCCGCCCGGTGGCGAAGTCAGCGTCGGGTACGTGCGCGAAGTCCTGGCGCACGGCCGAGAGGTAGCGGGCATAGTCCCCCCGGGAGCGGCCCAGCACCTCCAGGTCGGCGTCACTGAACACCGCCCCCGTCCGGTCGCCCGGGTCCGGATCATGGGTGGCGGTCATCCGCACGAGCCGTGCCGTCTCCTCGATCTCCGGATCCGGCAGCCCCACCTCGGACAGGGCCTGTTCGGCCAGCACGGCGGAGTCCTCCTCGTCCTGCCCCTCCGGCAGGGCCGGGTCGCCACGGTAGACGGCATCGTGAAACCAGGCGGCCAACTTCACGCTGCGCGTCCACCGGCCGCAGTCCTCGCCGTGTCTGACCAGCACATCGATGGCTCTGAGCACGGCGAGCAGGTGCGAGCGGTCGTGGTAATGCCGGTGCGGCTCGGACCACCGGGCCAACAGATCCGCCACCACCGGTTCCCGCTCCAGGGGAGAGGTCCCGGGAAACAGCCGATTGAACCGCTGGGTCAGGACCTTGTCCAGCTTGCCTGCCCGTTGGGCTGCCGGGATGCGCAGTCCGGAGGCCACGAGCCGGCGGACCAGATCCGCACCGCTGACCTCCTCGGCGCCCCGTGCCACCAGCTCCGCATAGCGCTCCACGGGGACGTCATAGTGGTCACCGTCGAAGGCGCGCCGGGAGATGCCGGCCGCCGACGCGAAGGCGTGCAGTTCCTCGAGGGAGCGGTCCGAGACCAAGTGGGAGAACACGGTGCCGTGGGCCGGCCACCGCGCCGGATCGATCAGCACCGTCATGCAGCCCATCCTAGTTTTCCGTCGACTTGGTGTGGGCATCTCGACACCCGCACCAACTCGGCTGAACGCGTGGGGCGTGGGAAGGGAAGGAGGGTCAGCCGCGGAACATCGAGGCGTTGGCCGTCTCGGCGTCCAGGTACTGCTGGGCCGCATGGGTCATGGCGCCACGGATGGACACGAGGGACTCCTCCACCCGGGCCTGGGTGGCCCGCCATTCCGTGAGGATGGCCTGGAAGTTGTTGGCTGCCTGTCCGCGCCAGGTGTCCTGGAGCTGACGGAGGTTGGCCTCCATGGCGTTCACCTCGGTCTGGAGGCGGCCGATGGAGGACTCCACGGCCTGACTCTTGGCCATGAGGTCTTCGGTGTCGATCTGGACGAGTGCCATGTTCTCTCCTGCGGGGCTGGGGGCCAGCACGGAACGGTGTTGTCCCGGCTGATCCCACGCTAGGCAAGCGCACTCCTCGATGGGGCCGGCGGCTACCCGGATGTGGAGGGCGGGCCGGAACCTGGCGGCTGTGGAGGACGCGGCGGAATGGCCAGGGGACCGGTCGAGGTGTCCTCTGGGACGCCCGGGGTTTCGGACTCCGTCTCGCCATCGGGGGCCTCTCCATCCTGAGGCAGATCATCCTCGTCCGCCGCGGGGTCAACCCAGGGCATCCGCACCGACATGGTGGCCCCACCGCCGGGGGTCTGCTCCAACCGGACGGTGCCGTCGTGCTGAGCCACGATGGCCGCCACGATGGCCAGCCCCAGACCGGTGCCGCCCGTCTCGCGCTGCCGGGAGGAGTCGGCCCGGTAGAAGCGTTCGAAGACGCGGGAGGCATCCTGCTCGTCGATGCCTGGTCCGTGGTCCCGGATCTCGATCACGGAATCGCGGGATCCGTGCACCTGCCGGCCGTCGGCGTGGACGGATCCGGGGAGCACGTCCACGGTGCCCACGGCGATCTCCAGCGGAGTCCCCGCCGGGGAGTACCGCAGCGCGTTGGTGACCAGGTTGGTGACCACCTGGCGGATCTTGCCCTCGTCGCCGAGCGTGGGTGCGGAACCGGCGCGGCCGCCGTCGAGCCCCTCAAGGCTGATCTCGCGGTCCGGGGCGTTCACACGGGCGTCCAGGACGGCGTCGTGGGCCAGGAGCATGAGGTCCACCGGCCGGTGCTCGAGCGGGCGCTGCTCGTCCAGGCGGGCGAGGGTGAGGAGGTCCTCCACCAGCTGGCCCATGCGCTTGGCCTCGCCCTCGATCCGCCCCATGGCCGCACCGACGTCGTCCGGGTCGCTGATCCCGCCGTGGCGGTACAGCTCGGAGAATCCACGGATCGTCACCAGCGGGGTGCGCAACTCATGCGAGGCATCCTGGATGAAACGGCGCATGCGCTCCTCGGACTGCTCCTTGGACCGGAAGGCCGTCTCGATGTGGGCGAGCATGGCGTTGAGGGAGCGGGACAGGCGGCCGACCTCGGTGTCCGGGGCACCCATCTCCACACGGCGGGACAGGTCCCCGGCAGCGATCTGGGCGGCGGTCCGCTCCACCCGCAGCAGGGGCTTGAAGGCGCGCGTGGTCACGGCGTAGGCGATGACGGAGGCGCCGGCGGTGGCCAGCAGGCCGATGGTGACCACGAGGGAGGTCACCCGGTCCACGGAGTCGTGGACGGGCTCCAGCGGCAGGGCGATGGCCAGCGAGCCCTCACCGGAGGCCAGCCGGTACATCGTCACCCGCCAGCCGCGGGAGGTCTCCGTGGTCCCGGGGACGTCGAAGGCCTCGTTGTTGCGTTCCAGAACCTCGTCGGCGGTCAGCGAGGGGACCACCGGGCGGTCCTCGTTGGCCCCGGTGAAGGAGGAGTTGGTGGTGGTGTTGCCCGCGTTGTCCTGCAGCTCACCGTAGAAGCGCAGGATGGACTGCGGCGAGGAGAAGTACCCCGTGTCCGTCCCCAGGCTCGTCAGGTAGACCGAGACGTTGTTGCGGTTGGCATGGAGGTCGTCGTCGATCTGGCGGACGAGCTCCTGCCGGAACAGGGAGGCGGTCAGGGCGGCGGTGACGATCACGGCCAGGAGCATCAGGCCGGTGGTCATGACCACCAGTTGCGTCCGCAGGGAGGAGGTCTTCCAGAGCCGGGCGAGCTCGTGGAACGGCCGGAAGCGCCCGGCGCGGTTCACGGTTGCAGGCATGCGTTCAAGGATACGGATCCCCGGGGCCGGTCACCCCGGCCGCCAGAGGGGACCGGCCGGATCAGCGCTTGTCCGCGGAGCGCAGCAGGTAGCCGACGCCGCGCTTGGTCTGGATCATGTCCGGCAGGTCGGCGCGGTCGATCTTGCGGCGCAGGTAGGAGATGTAGGACTCCACGATGGAGGCGTCGCCGTTGAAGTCGTACTCCCAGACGTGGTCCAGGATCTGCGACTTGGACAGCACCCGGTTGGGGTTCATCATCAGGTAGCGCAGGAGCTTGAACTCGGTGGGGGAGAGCTCCACGACCTCGCCGGCGCGGCGAACCTCATGGGCGTCGTCATCGAGTTCCAGGTCGTCCACGCGGAGGATGGCCTCGTCTCCCTCGGCCGGGGCGGTGCGGCGCAGCACGGCGCGGATGCGGGCCACCACCTCGTCCAGGGAGAACGGCTTGGTGACGTAGTCGTCCCCGCCGACGGTCAGGCCGGTGACCTTGTCCTCCGTGTCATCACGGGCAGTGAGGAACAGCACGGGGAAGTGGCGGCCGGCGGCGCGGAGCTTGCGGGTCACGGTGAAACCGTCCATGTCCGGCAGCATGACGTCCAGCACGGCCAGGTCCGGTTGCTCCTTCTCGGCAGCGGCCAGGGCGTCACGTCCGTTGGCGGCCGCGACCACCTCGAATCCGGCGAACCGCAGGGAGGTGGAGAGGAGCTCGCGGATGTTCGGCTCGTCATCCACGACCAGGAGCTTGGCTTCGGGTTCCTTTGACTTCATGTCTCCATCGTCCACCCGTTCGCTGGACGTTTGCTGAATGCCTGCTGGATGCATCGGGCTGGCGTCCGGCTCAGCCCGGCGTCAGGTCCCCGGCATCCAGGATCGTGTACGAGTAGCCCTGCTCGGCCAGGAACCTCTGGCGCTTCTGGGCATACTCCTGATCCAGGGTGTCCCGGGACACCACGGTGTAGAAGTGCGCGGACTTGCCATCCTCCTTGGGCCGCAGCAGCCGACCCAGCCGCTGGGCCTCCTCCTGCCGGGACCCGTAGGACCCGGAGACCTGGATCGCCACGGACGCCTCCGGCAGGTCGATCGAGAAGTTCGCGACCTTGGACACCACCAGCACGCCGATCCGGCCCTCGCGGAACTCGCCGAAGAGCCGCTGGCGTTCGGCCACGGAGGTGGCCCCCGTCAATACCGGCGCCTCCAGCAGTTCGCCCAACTCGGCCAGCTGGTCCAGGTACTGCCCGATCACCAGCACCTGCTCGCCGGGGTGCCGGGCCACCAGAGACCTCACCACCGGCAGCTTGATGTCCGAGGAGGAGCACAGCCGGTACTTGTCCGCATCCTCGGCCATCGCGTAGGCGATCCGCTCGTCCCGCGGCAGTTCCACGCGGACCTCGATGCACTCGGCGGGCGCGATGTAGCCCTGGGCCTCGATGTCCTTCCACGGGGCGTCGTACCGCTTCGGCCCGATCAGGGAGAACACCTCGGACTCCCGACCGTCCTCCCGCACCAGGGTGGCGGTCAGCCCGAGCCGGCGCCTGGCCTGCAGGTCCGCCGTCATCCGGAAGATCGGAGCGGGCAGCAGGTGCACCTCGTCATAGATGATCAGCCCCCAGTCGTGCCCGTTCACCAGTTCCAGGTGCGGGTAGAGGCCGCCGCGCTTCAGGGTCAGCACCTGGTAGGTCGCAATGGTCACGGGGCGCACCTCCTTGACGGAGCCCGAGTACTCGCCGATCTCGGCCTCTGTCAACGTGGTGCGCTTGAGCAGCTCGGCCTTCCACTGCCGCGCCGAGACGGTGTTGGTCACCAGGATCAGCGTGGTCGCGTTCGCCGTGGCCATGGCACCCGCGCCAACCAGGGTCTTGCCGGCGCCGCACGGCAGGACCACGACGCCGGACCCGCCGGCCCAGAAGTTCTCCACCGCCAGGCGCTGGTAGGGACGCAATCGCCACGGTTCCGCGGGCTGGGCGCCGGCCGGGCCGGCGTCGGGCACCTCCCCGGTGTCCGGCACCTCGGTGAGGCCGATGGGATAGGGGGTGCCGTCCACATAGCCGGCGAGGTCCTCGGCGGGCCAGCCGAGCTTGAGCAGCTGCTGCTTGAGCTGGCCGCGGCTGGCGGCGTGCACCACCACGGTCTCCCCGTTGATGCGCGGTCCGAACATCTCCGCGGTCTTCTTCGCGTGCAGCACCTCCTCGAGCACGGGGTAGTCGTCCGTCCGCATCACGAGGCCGTGGACCGGGTCGTTCTCCAGGCGCAGCCGGCCGTAGCGGGACATGGTGTCGTCGATGTCCAGCAGCAGGGCATGGGGGACCGGATACCGGGAGTAGGTCAGCAGCACGTCCAGCACGCGTTCGGCATCCACCCCGGCGGCCCGGGCGTTCCACAGGCCCAGGTTCGTGATCCGGTAGGTGTGTACGTGCTCCGGTGCGCGCTCCAGCTCGGCGAAGGACGCGAGGGCGTGCCTGGCCTCGGTGGCCTGGGTGTGGTCCACCTCCAAAAGCACGGTCTTGTCCGACTGGACGATCAGGGGGCCATCGGCCACGGGTGCTCCTTCGGTACGGCGGGGATACTGGCGGTCAGGTGCGGCATCGACTGCGCCAGTGAATCACACCGTGGTGGCCGAGACGATCCGGTGCAGCGGCACCACCGTCTCGGCCTCACGGTCCGGAACGAGGCAGCGGACGCGTCCGCCGGCGACGGCCAGGGGCACCACGCGGCGGGACTGGCGCTGGCCCCGTTGGTCCACGGTGACGAGGTCGACCTCTGTCCGCTGGCGCGCGGCCTGGTGCAGCACGGCCACTGCCTCTTCGGTCCCCGCGCCGCTCGGGGCCGGCTGAGGGGCTGACCGCAGCCGGGCGATCTGTGCGGCCAGCTCCTCCTCGGATGGCGACCAGCGCACGGCACGCACCGGTTCCGGGAAGGTGCCGCCCCCGGCGTGCGCGCGCGGTGCGGATCCGGATGGGCGGTCGTCGTGGGGCGCTCCGACCGGGGCGGACCCGGCCCGGTGCCCGGCCTCCGTCAACATCCGGTGCAGGGCCGCCGGACCGACGCCGGCCACCACCACGGTGGGTGCCAGCCGTTCCAGCCGGGCCGCGGCCAACGCCGGATCGGCGACGATGACATCCAGCAGGTCCTCGTCCTCGGAACGCAACCAGGCACCCATGGCCCCGACGGTGAGCGTGCCGTGGCGCCGGGCCACGTCCCGGATCAGGTATCGCAGCGACTGGGGGATCTCGTCCTCGGAATGGTCCTCGAGGTAGGCCTCGAGCTCATCGGCGGTCGATCCCGACTCCAGTGCCCGGTGCAGTGAGGCATCCGAGAACCGGTAGACCCGCGCGGTGCCATCACCCTCGACCTCGGCCATCGCCGCCAGCCGCCCGGCCACCTCCGGGTCCAGGTAGCCCGGGGCCACGGCAGTCAGGTCGCCCTGCAGGCGCACCCGGGTGAGCGGGGCCGGCAGGGCGGTACCGACGGCGGCGGCGGCCTCGTCGAGCCGTCCTGCCGCCACGAGTGCCCCGGCAGCGGTGAGAGCCCCGGCGCCGACCAGACCCAGCCGTTCGGCCTCCGCCAGCAGGGGGAGGGTGAAGGCGGCGCTGCGGGCGTGCTGCCGGGGTCCGCGCCACCGCTGGCGGTCCGGCACGGCTTCGTCCA of Citricoccus sp. K5 contains these proteins:
- the groL gene encoding chaperonin GroEL (60 kDa chaperone family; promotes refolding of misfolded polypeptides especially under stressful conditions; forms two stacked rings of heptamers to form a barrel-shaped 14mer; ends can be capped by GroES; misfolded proteins enter the barrel where they are refolded when GroES binds); this translates as MAKTIAFDEEARRGLERGLNTLADAVKVTLGPRGRNVVLEKKWGAPTITNDGVSIAKEIELDDPYEKIGAELVKEVAKKTDDVAGDGTTTATVLAQALVKEGLRNVAAGADPLSLKRGIEKAVAAVIEELVASAKPIETKEQIAATASISAADTQIGSLIAEALDKVGKEGVVTVEESQTFGLELELTEGMRFDKGYLSGYFVTDAERQETVLEDPYILIVNSKISTVKDMVALLEKIMQSGKSLLIIAEDVEGEALATLVVNKLKGTFKSVAVKAPGFGDRRKAMLADIAILTGGQVISEEVGLTLENAGIETLGTARKVVITKDETTIVEGAGDAEQIAGRVAQIRAEMENTDSDYDREKLQERLAKLAGGVAVIKAGAATEVELKERKHRIEDAVRNAKAAVEEGIVAGGGVALTQAGAKAFGKLSLEGDEATGANIVKVAIEAPMKQIAFNAGLEPGVVAAKVRSLPDGHGLNAATGEYEDLLAAGVNDPVKVTRSALQNAASIAGLFLTTEAVVADKPEPAAAMPGGDDMGGMGGMGGMM
- a CDS encoding DUF4031 domain-containing protein; its protein translation is MTVLIDPARWPAHGTVFSHLVSDRSLEELHAFASAAGISRRAFDGDHYDVPVERYAELVARGAEEVSGADLVRRLVASGLRIPAAQRAGKLDKVLTQRFNRLFPGTSPLEREPVVADLLARWSEPHRHYHDRSHLLAVLRAIDVLVRHGEDCGRWTRSVKLAAWFHDAVYRGDPALPEGQDEEDSAVLAEQALSEVGLPDPEIEETARLVRMTATHDPDPGDRTGAVFSDADLEVLGRSRGDYARYLSAVRQDFAHVPDADFATGRAGVVQSLLALDPLYRTTTGARLWERHARRNLSAELHPTARHWTR
- a CDS encoding WXG100 family type VII secretion target, whose product is MALVQIDTEDLMAKSQAVESSIGRLQTEVNAMEANLRQLQDTWRGQAANNFQAILTEWRATQARVEESLVSIRGAMTHAAQQYLDAETANASMFRG
- a CDS encoding HAMP domain-containing sensor histidine kinase — translated: MPATVNRAGRFRPFHELARLWKTSSLRTQLVVMTTGLMLLAVIVTAALTASLFRQELVRQIDDDLHANRNNVSVYLTSLGTDTGYFSSPQSILRFYGELQDNAGNTTTNSSFTGANEDRPVVPSLTADEVLERNNEAFDVPGTTETSRGWRVTMYRLASGEGSLAIALPLEPVHDSVDRVTSLVVTIGLLATAGASVIAYAVTTRAFKPLLRVERTAAQIAAGDLSRRVEMGAPDTEVGRLSRSLNAMLAHIETAFRSKEQSEERMRRFIQDASHELRTPLVTIRGFSELYRHGGISDPDDVGAAMGRIEGEAKRMGQLVEDLLTLARLDEQRPLEHRPVDLMLLAHDAVLDARVNAPDREISLEGLDGGRAGSAPTLGDEGKIRQVVTNLVTNALRYSPAGTPLEIAVGTVDVLPGSVHADGRQVHGSRDSVIEIRDHGPGIDEQDASRVFERFYRADSSRQRETGGTGLGLAIVAAIVAQHDGTVRLEQTPGGGATMSVRMPWVDPAADEDDLPQDGEAPDGETESETPGVPEDTSTGPLAIPPRPPQPPGSGPPSTSG
- a CDS encoding response regulator transcription factor, whose protein sequence is MKSKEPEAKLLVVDDEPNIRELLSTSLRFAGFEVVAAANGRDALAAAEKEQPDLAVLDVMLPDMDGFTVTRKLRAAGRHFPVLFLTARDDTEDKVTGLTVGGDDYVTKPFSLDEVVARIRAVLRRTAPAEGDEAILRVDDLELDDDAHEVRRAGEVVELSPTEFKLLRYLMMNPNRVLSKSQILDHVWEYDFNGDASIVESYISYLRRKIDRADLPDMIQTKRGVGYLLRSADKR
- a CDS encoding DNA repair helicase XPB, encoding MADGPLIVQSDKTVLLEVDHTQATEARHALASFAELERAPEHVHTYRITNLGLWNARAAGVDAERVLDVLLTYSRYPVPHALLLDIDDTMSRYGRLRLENDPVHGLVMRTDDYPVLEEVLHAKKTAEMFGPRINGETVVVHAASRGQLKQQLLKLGWPAEDLAGYVDGTPYPIGLTEVPDTGEVPDAGPAGAQPAEPWRLRPYQRLAVENFWAGGSGVVVLPCGAGKTLVGAGAMATANATTLILVTNTVSARQWKAELLKRTTLTEAEIGEYSGSVKEVRPVTIATYQVLTLKRGGLYPHLELVNGHDWGLIIYDEVHLLPAPIFRMTADLQARRRLGLTATLVREDGRESEVFSLIGPKRYDAPWKDIEAQGYIAPAECIEVRVELPRDERIAYAMAEDADKYRLCSSSDIKLPVVRSLVARHPGEQVLVIGQYLDQLAELGELLEAPVLTGATSVAERQRLFGEFREGRIGVLVVSKVANFSIDLPEASVAIQVSGSYGSRQEEAQRLGRLLRPKEDGKSAHFYTVVSRDTLDQEYAQKRQRFLAEQGYSYTILDAGDLTPG